Within the Montipora foliosa isolate CH-2021 chromosome 11, ASM3666993v2, whole genome shotgun sequence genome, the region AGCCTCCAGAATCCATTGCTACTCTAGGCACCGTCGTGGTAGCGCGGACAGTAGCCGTGACGGTAACGGTTGTGGTGACTGTTTTGGTAATAGCACAAGGTGATGGGGTCGGGGTGATGGTGTCTGCGGAGCGTGGGAAACTTGCTTTGACAATTCGGTTGTTGAGTGGCTGCACTGGACGGTAATTGCCAAATTCTGGTAAAGTGCCGTTCTTTTCGAGCCTTCGCAAAAGGTCCAACTAAAACGAAAAGAAATGTTTGATACATTTCCTCAAACCATCAACTACAAAGATTCCACATACGCAAATTCGAGAAATCTAATAGATGCATGGTAAACACGACTTACGTAAAACTTAAAATCATGGGGAAATGATATCAACTGTCATATATTTGCACTTCGGAATCAAATTAAATGATTTCTTATGAGAATGACGCTGGCTTTTCTAAGACTTCTATAACTAAATGGAGTCCGTAGTTCAAATAAATATTAGGATGTTTAAATTTGAGGTTTCGACGACAGCATGAGCATACAGATGTGAatcttttattttctatttttgctctGACACGGCTCGTACCAATGTAATTTTGGGATACTCGGCCCACATCGTACgcaggacgtgaacgagatggaataatcgcggaGGACTTTGTTTAATGTAAGGGAATAAATTTAACTGATTCTTGATTCTTGATTCTGCCTCAGTAATGACTACAGccagaaactaaaatgttcTGGCTTCCTATAAAGCAAATTTCAAAGCCATCGCCTTTTAAAGTAGAGCCGAGCGCACCAACCAATGTAGCTTAGTTATTACTTCAACTGTACCTGGTATTGCGATATGAAGACATGGTCGCTAAACACAGTCCACGTGACAGATTCCAGACAGGTAGGAGTGGTCAGAGAACCATTGTACCGGAAGAACTTAGTCTTGTCGGCAGGCAATAGATCGTGAAACGAAAAGGCTGGAACATCGCTCACTGCGGTGACTGTAAAGAAGGCCAGAACAAGATACGACGTTAGTCCACAATGACCTAGCAGCTGATATGGTATATCCGTAGGGAAGAAAAACCTTTTAGacttgttttcattatttgagCTCTATTTTCGGAAAAACGCACTTACATATCACTAAAATACCAACATCACTACTTACAAGACTTAGTAAGCCTGTTGGCAGTTTCGAGGAATGAGAATGCTGTGTTGTTGTGTTCTCCAACCTGAAACAGGAAGACAATCAATTAACCTCTTTTATGCTCGATTCTAATGTCATCTAAAGAAAGCTATAgccatcatcatcctcatcatcaaaGTTGATTCTTACCTCAATCAAAAGACCAAGAACGGCAAGACCATCGGGTTTATCAATTGCTTCTGCGATGTTGGCATATTTTGTGTTGTAGCTGACAAAGTGTAACTGTAAAAGAGTGCAAAATATTTTACTTATGTTCCTGTGACATAGTTATGCGTTGACGACATGGCAAAGAGATAGGTATGAATGATCTAGTTAGAGAGCGCTGAGAAACAGAGGATTTCGTTACTTCTGTGCCGAAGAGAAAAAGGTATCAAGAGAGTTATCATTGAgtctaaacaaaaaaatcctttGCCACTGATAAGTGAAGATTAAAGAATGGAAATCACTATTATCGTTTGTTTTACATACCTCTGCAGCATATTCCTTTCCGTCGACAGTGTGTTCTGATCCGACCATGTTGTTGGCTCCccaatgaaaatgaaactgaaCTGTTGTATAAACGCCATTCAGTCCTCCACCACTCACATTGTACACTCTGTGAGGAAAGGACATCTCCAGGGCATGGCCATTGTTGGAAGCAGTGAAAGTCTTGTTTAGTGTCTTGTTGTAGTTTTTTAGTGTGAAGGTACCCAGTTCTTTGTCGACAAATACTTTTGCAGTTTCGATGTCAATTGGTGATTGTCTTTTTCCAGTGCTGCAAGCTCCCTTCCAATTTTGCGGACCTACAATTTTAAGCGATAACTGAATGTCATAAGGCTTGCTAACTTTTCAAAGTTTGTATAAAGGATTTTCGTATACTTTAGACAAAGAATCCTCACCATCTAAAGCATTTGGATTGTAACTCCATTGagctaaaagagaaaaagacaaaaaggcCGATGTTAGTACACGCTTTGTCTTGAATCACTTTCAATTAACATTTTTTCccactttgtttttattttctgtttgctagtGCACGATTGTCAGTTCAAAAACTGTAACGTGAGTCATTTATGAAGATAACAGAAACTAAATACCGAGAGCAGGCTAAGAAGGAAGCATTTTACTTATACAGTAACAGCTGATATCAATATTTGTCAAAACTTGTATCTGATATTTGGCAATCAGAAAGATGTTGGGTCGTCGATACTGAATATCGGCAACTGGGAAAACTAACTGTTTAGTTTCAGTTATAAAGGATCtctaaattttttaaattaaacttttTGAATGAAGAGTGTTCATCAGTTTCCTTTTGCGGCAGAAAGAGTAACGTTACAAGTATGTGTTCTATAGACACTAAGAAAACATAAAAGCCATGCAAACTAGTAGCTTACCAACGGCAAATGAAGCCCAAGCGACACTGAGAACCGCGGCTAAAAAAAACTGATTCATATTGACTATGTAAGCTgtggaaaaaaagacaaaacaatcaGTCTTAAGCATACGCAAGCAATATTAATGGGTGGACCCTGGCAAGAGGCAAAAATGGACGTAAGACAGATTGGTCTTTTTTGTCTCATGGTTTCAAGCGGATGAGCCGAAGGAGAGGTCGGCCTTAAGTAACACAACATTAGCTTCCGTGATCTTAGAATTTCTGTTAACAGATCGATACTTGTCGGGAACGTACTATAGTAATATTTAAGGACGACTTTAAAGATAAGGTACTGCATTATGTTTAAAACCTAGGCCGTTTGCAATACCTAAGTGCAAACTACTTATCGGTTTCAAATAGATGAAAGATATTAAAATTCCAGCTGAAAAAATAGCAAAAGAAACTAAAGGAGTACTcgtcaacaaaattaattattccaTCATTGATTATTTTCCCAGTTTTTGGCGACTTCTGTCAAGTGTTCAGAGTATTCAAGTATTTAAGTATCAAGAGCGTTCAAATATTATCTTGCTTGAGAATTACTAGGCCGGGAAACATCAATTGTTTCCGAAAACTGCCTAAATGTTTTTCCATCGAATTCCCCTGAGAATTCTTAGTGAAACTAATCTCTCCTTAATGATTGGATGAGATCCGTTCTAGAATCATATTCGACACAAAAAGGTGTAATTCAAATCGCGGATCTAGTTTAGTGGTCTACTAGTCCCGAGAGCCTATTGAAGCGCAATAATAAACCATCCGAAATAGAAGTAGGAAAGGGATTCCACTCCCTACGTTTGGAGCACCCCAGCTTTTTCAAGTACTGCCACATGGTTATACTGATAAAAGTCCTTAATGCACGCGAACGCACGTGAGGTCCTTAGTGCACGTGATGCCTATATCGGGTTGTATCAGGGATGCCTCATCGTTACTGATAAAAGTCAAAGTTATAAACACGTGAGGTCCTACAGGTGAACATTATTATAAAAAGGTAATATTCACTGCAGCACGTGAGGACACATGATTATCTGTTAGGAGACGGAAGATATTACCGGGCACGTGAGTACACAATATATCGCATGCACGTGACGTTATGTCAAATATGAGTTAtttatagaccctatgcaaaaatggctgcatttaaattattcttttgttcatattcaaaatagcccaactaacctcgtatttgagacaaaaattctaaagaatttgttatcccgaacgaggttagttgggctattttgaatatggacaaaagaataatttaaaggcagccatttttgcatagggtctattttAGTTGTCAAAAACATTTCCACCTTAAAAGGGTGGGTGTATTTTTGTAAAGAAGATTCGTTGCTTTAGTTTCAAGACACTTGACGTAAGGTAATCTTTCTGTTCATTTCGGTAACCCCATGcattggaaaaaaaatggttttaatTCCTTTAGAAAGAAAGACTATAGCCGGCTTCAACACCAAAAATTACCGACCCATCCGACAAAAGGTCAGACGCAaaaaatatcaaagatgttgTAATTTTAACAATATTGTCCAAGCTGATACCTTAATTTAGGTGTTAATGAGTTCTTTTATTTGGGAATTTTGGTCAGGACACTAATTATTTCTGAGATtataagaaagaaaattggttTCGTCCGAGATACATAGAGTGCGCGCAGAAGAGACAAATAAGACATTTGACAGGCTCTTGGAACAACGTATTGGCCTATGCCAAAGCAGTAATCCGTCTCGGTTCACtttgatttgttttgttcattgattTTATGCTACCGAGCCTTGTAGCTGGGACGTAAAAGCCTGAGAATGCAAGCATATTAAACACCAGAGTTCTTCAACTTTCCTTTTAGTTCCAATCTCTTTCATTTCCTCTCCAGACACAACAAGACAGGTGAAATGGAATAAGGTCATTAACGAGGATCTTACTTATAACATCGTCAACCTATTATTGATATTGTGTCAAGATTGCCAATAGATTCGCGTTTAATTTCCCGTAGGATGTAAAAACGAGACTAAAAGTCAATGCGCTTCGTTGTTTCTACACCCATATAGATTCGGTTCTCGAGAGAAATAGCCAAATTAAAAGAATACGAAAATTAATGAAGTTCTTGCTGTTTGTTTAAAAGTTTAAAGAAGCACTTTTAACTGAATAA harbors:
- the LOC137975247 gene encoding carbonic anhydrase 2-like, whose product is MNQFFLAAVLSVAWASFAVAQWSYNPNALDGPQNWKGACSTGKRQSPIDIETAKVFVDKELGTFTLKNYNKTLNKTFTASNNGHALEMSFPHRVYNVSGGGLNGVYTTVQFHFHWGANNMVGSEHTVDGKEYAAELHFVSYNTKYANIAEAIDKPDGLAVLGLLIEVGEHNNTAFSFLETANRLTKSFTAVSDVPAFSFHDLLPADKTKFFRYNGSLTTPTCLESVTWTVFSDHVFISQYQLDLLRRLEKNGTLPEFGNYRPVQPLNNRIVKASFPRSADTITPTPSPCAITKTVTTTVTVTATVRATTTVPRVAMDSGGSYGVTMTLGVFLLMLSVSLFLQ